The following DNA comes from Ghiorsea bivora.
AAAGAAAATCACTACAAAAAAGGTTCAAACTGATATTCAGGTTTCAACCGCAAACGATGAAATTATTGTAGCTATTGAACAAGCTTTAAAAATTGACCCGACCCAAACAAGTGCTCTTTACTTAGCTTTGAAGTGGGTTCAATATTATATCCAAACGAATAGGTCTGTCAGCCCTCAAACAATCGACGAATACTTTAGCCGAGTATTTTATAATGGACTACTCACCTTTCCTGACAGTTATGATATAACAGACTGGGAAGCAGATGACCATGAGCAAGCTTTTGAAAAAGTAATTTCAAGAACCAAGCTAGGCTCAGCAAGAAGAAAAAGTATTGTGTCAACATATAAGAACGTTTACCAATTTGCCCAAACCAATGGGTATGTAGACCAAGTAAACCTTCAATTTGCTTCAGGCGACTGGGTAGGCAGTTCGACCCGATACGAACTGATTGGTTTATATCAATTTGAGTCATTTGTCTCACAATTAGAGCACTATAAAAGCCGAGAGGCTAAAACGATAGCTGCATTGGCAATCCTTGCATTTTATAGCGGGCTACGTGCTTCAGAGGCTTCAAAATTAACGCTGAGTAACGTGTTAATACAAAACGATGAAATTTATATTGAAATTCTCAGGGGCAAGTCACCAGCCGCACGCAGGCGCATCCCCTTCCACCTTCTAGCACCCAGTTCTGCATGTAATATAATAAAAACGTGTTACCAAACACGATTAGAAGAGTTCAAAGAGAAAGATTCTTCAACCCGAAATATTATCCTAAAAAATATACCCTTGTTTGGCCCGCATAAAACACGCTCACTATATAATGGACGCTCCGTTATAAATGAAACAATTAAACTGATGAAACAGTTCATGGGGGTAAAATTTGTTTATCATTCTTTGCGTCACTCTTTCGCCTCTTGGCTTTTGCTTCGCTGGTATGCCAACCGTTACTTTGACTTTGCATCAGACCTAACTGAAGGGCATCATCCTCTGTTCCAAGGTGAGTGCCAAAGCCGTTTACGCCAGCTATTTACAACAAATGAAAATCAAATCCCCACACACAATGCATCTGATTTAATCATATTCTCAAAGCTCATTGGGCATACAGGTCAGGAAGTCATGTTTTCAACATATATTCATTCTTACAGCGCTATTCATAAACATGCCATGCAACGCATTTCAAACAGTGAAGGACAAAGAATATTAAGTGGGAAATGTATTGCAGCAGTTGTGCCCAAAATGAAATCACGTACATCTCAAGCCAAGTTAAAAATCAAATCTATTACAGAAATTGTGAAGAGTACCTAAACTTAATCAACGATCTCAAACAACTCTTCTATTCTGCAGTCTAGGTGCTTACATATTCTTTCAAGTGCATCCAAGTCAATGCGTTTTGCAGTGTCATTATATAAAAGATTAATGGTATTCCTATGTAAGCCTGTCTCCCTTGAGAGTTCAGCAATCTTTATCCTTTTTTCTCCCATGATTCTGGACAAATTACACTTAATCATCAATACCTCCCATAAAAAACGCTCATACAAAAAACAAACTATCCATCACTTTTATCCTTCAAACAACATTTTATTCATTCTAAGTGAAGTTTTTTTATTGACAATTCACTTTGTGTGAATATTATTCACCCTGTATGTAGTTAAGTCGTTTAAGAGGAGCTTTATGAAAACACAAAAACAGCCTAAAGCAACCATATGTTACCCACCAAACACCAGTAATAAGGAGCAAACATGAAGAAAAACGAAGTAAGGTATTATAAGAAAATTGCACAACACCTTTTGTTGAGTTTAAACATTTCAAACGACCAGAGTCTGATTATGACATTTGGTACTGGTGCTGAGCGGACAAATGAGGAAGCAATTACTACGTGGGTTCAAAGCTTAAATATTAATCCTGAGTTATACACAAAAGAACATTTTTTAAACCTTCTTCAAGAAGCAGCTAAAGAACATATAGAGCACGCTATGGACTTATGTTAAACATGAGTAGGCAGCGAAACATCGTAACTGAAGTCGTTTCCCCACTAGCAATCAATTCCAGAGTGCTACAACTTATTACTGAGGATTATATCACATGGCAAAACGCGCAGTCATCTACCTAAGATCAAGTAAAGACAAACATGATGTTAGCGTTGAGTCTCAACGACGCGAATTAGAACGATACATCAAAAATAACGGTAACGTACTTATAGATGAATTCGTTGATAAGGTAGAATCTGCAAAAACAGCAAACCGCCCAGCTTTTCAAGATATGATGGCAGAAGTAAAATCTAAAGAATGCCGCTTTTCAGTCATTTACTGCTTTGATA
Coding sequences within:
- a CDS encoding site-specific integrase, whose amino-acid sequence is MIDVDKIIQESPRFWGYQRKSILLATADFIKPKGKITDIELEYIIKHQLKRNRNHRQVLKQVALVLTKLKDEYGIDTVIPPVPITVPRPSILPTTANEFAWLDGSQSLEDTFWNLWSIEQFEQKNSPMFAFGFCLASYIGLQSTLISNILSQLKWSDILEDGESIKSKVHPQDRDVRYCRIHLPTPVSLILKSILHHQGASSPNDHVFFSESEPKFKKRKQRIQKVLASHYALLLDVHSKQTGCNLPCPPTWKTFSRTAYMKIFSQGVEPFIINALHSYPLPVSHPIEASLNLYGKPLSHHLSISQTTLPQNNTPEPKIKLKSEPFAANLEENPIKDDWCGASKTVLRQLVCRLKKITTKKVQTDIQVSTANDEIIVAIEQALKIDPTQTSALYLALKWVQYYIQTNRSVSPQTIDEYFSRVFYNGLLTFPDSYDITDWEADDHEQAFEKVISRTKLGSARRKSIVSTYKNVYQFAQTNGYVDQVNLQFASGDWVGSSTRYELIGLYQFESFVSQLEHYKSREAKTIAALAILAFYSGLRASEASKLTLSNVLIQNDEIYIEILRGKSPAARRRIPFHLLAPSSACNIIKTCYQTRLEEFKEKDSSTRNIILKNIPLFGPHKTRSLYNGRSVINETIKLMKQFMGVKFVYHSLRHSFASWLLLRWYANRYFDFASDLTEGHHPLFQGECQSRLRQLFTTNENQIPTHNASDLIIFSKLIGHTGQEVMFSTYIHSYSAIHKHAMQRISNSEGQRILSGKCIAAVVPKMKSRTSQAKLKIKSITEIVKST
- a CDS encoding helix-turn-helix domain-containing protein, which produces MIKCNLSRIMGEKRIKIAELSRETGLHRNTINLLYNDTAKRIDLDALERICKHLDCRIEELFEIVD